From Opitutaceae bacterium:
TTCAAGCTCTGGTGGAAGAGACGCCCCGGTGAGGAGCTCTTTGCAGCGGGATGACGACCGAGCTTCGGGTACAGGTCTGCATACCGTCCCAACATCGCCTTCACGAACTCCGCATATCGCGACTCCCCTGTGAACTGGTACAGGAGTCCCGCCCAATACATCTCCAGGTAATTCTGTTTGTGGCGCTCGTGCGTGTACCCGGCGGCATCCTTCGGCTCCGGAACATCAATCGATTTGTTCATCGCCTTCTCCATCTTTGCCTTAATCTCGGCGACGGCCGAATCAAAAAGCGGCGAGCTACCAAGCGCAGACCTGATCCCTTGCACGCTCTCGGGTGTCAGCAGCAGCGAAGGATGCCGTCGTTCGCCGGCACCGAGGGCCGCGACGGCCAGAAGCGTCAGGAGTGCGAAATACCGAAACATCGGAGGGAGAGCCTTTAGGCGAAGAAGATACCCCCGTTGACCTCAAGGGATTCGCCGTTCACGAACGACGACTTGGAAGAGGCGAGGAATACCACCGCATCACCCACTTCGTCCGCCTGGCCCTCGCGGCCCAAGGGGGTCATTCCAGCCACCCGCTGCCTGACCTCGGGCTTCGTGAACGTGTCGTGGAACTTGGTCGCGATCATGCCGGGAGCGACTGCATTCACCCGAATTTTCCTCGCGCCGAGTTCCTTCGCCATCGCGCGGGTGAAATTGGCCACGCCCGCCTTCGATGTTGCATAGGCGCTCGCGCCGGGTCCACCGCCGTCGCGCGCCGCTTGCGACGAAAAGTTGACGATCGAGGCTCCGTCCGGCATCAGCGGCAGGGCATGCTTCGTGACCAGGAAGGTGCTGGTCAGGTTGAGGGTTATCACCTCGTTCCAAAAGGCTGTATCCATTTCTTCGATACGCTTTCGCGCCACAAGCCCGCCGGCCACGTTCACCAGGATGTCGATGCGCCCCTCGCCCGCCGCCGCAGCCTCCTTCACCAGGCGCTTCACATCCTCCTCCCTGGTCACATCGGCCGGGACGGCGACGCCCTTTGCACCGGCGGCCTCGATCGCCGCCACCGTGGCTTCTGCATCCGCGACCGCAGTGCGATAATTGACAACGACGTTCGCCCCGGCCTGGGCAAGTTTGATCGCGACCGAGCGCCCGATATCGCGGGCCCCACCGGTCACCAAGGCGAGTTTTCCAGAAAGTTCAGGCATGGAAGGAGGGTTTGATCAACAAATGAACTGCTCTCTGGAACACCAGGAAGGCAAAGGGAGTGTACATTGTCAAACGTTAAACTAGAACGTTTGACAGAATTTCGCTTCATTGCGCGCCACACCTGCCTGCGATATGTTAAATACTTAAAATTAAAGACTTATGACATCGCCAGGCGTCGAGGTCGATTCACGCACGACCAAGCTGGGAGGAAAAGTCCGTTGCTTCGCATCCTCCACCGATTCCCCACTCATTCGGGCAAAGAGAAGCTCCACTGCAGAGAGGATGAGTTGCTCCAAGGGCTGCCTCACCGTTGTCAGCTGGGGACTGACTATTTTGCAGAGATGGATGTCGTCGAAGCCGACAACTGACAAATCCCGGGGTATGTTCATGCCCAATTCCCGCGCCCCGGCGTAGACCCCAACCGCCGTCATGTCATTGATGGCGATAATCGCGGTCGGCCGGTTATCGCGGCGAAGAAGGGATAGGGCTGCGATCCGGCCGATCTCCGTCGCTTCCTCGTCCGGCAGGCCGGGGGGCGGCCCCTCCATCCACACTGACTCCGGTGGCACCGGCAGGCCCGAGCGCTGCATGGTCTGCATGAACCCTTCAAGGCGATCGCGGCGACTCGTCGAACTCACTGGGCCGGAGACAAAACCGATGCGCTTGTGGCCAAGGTCAATGAGGTGTTGGGTGGCGAGGCTGATGCCATGTGCGTTCTCCACGCTGACGCTGTCGAGGGTGACCTCCCCTTCCCCACTGACCATGCGGTCAAAGGCGACCACCTTGAGGCCGCGCTTGGTGGCGCCCGCCAGGTGCTTCAGTGAGAGCGGCGAGGAGCCCAGAATGATCCCGGTGATGCCCCGGGCGAGAAGCGACTCCACATAACGCCTCTCACGTTCAGCCACGCGCTCGGAGTTGCAGAGCAGGACCTGGTGGTTCCTCGCCATGGCCGCGTTTTCCACAATCCTCGCAAATTCGCCCCAGAAGGGATTCGCAACGGTTGGCACCACAAGGCCGATCATCGGCACATAGCCCACCTTCAGCCCGCGAGCCATCTGGTTCGTCGCGTAACCCAAGTCCGAGACGGCCTGCATGACCCGCTCGT
This genomic window contains:
- a CDS encoding SDR family oxidoreductase, which translates into the protein MPELSGKLALVTGGARDIGRSVAIKLAQAGANVVVNYRTAVADAEATVAAIEAAGAKGVAVPADVTREEDVKRLVKEAAAAGEGRIDILVNVAGGLVARKRIEEMDTAFWNEVITLNLTSTFLVTKHALPLMPDGASIVNFSSQAARDGGGPGASAYATSKAGVANFTRAMAKELGARKIRVNAVAPGMIATKFHDTFTKPEVRQRVAGMTPLGREGQADEVGDAVVFLASSKSSFVNGESLEVNGGIFFA
- a CDS encoding LacI family DNA-binding transcriptional regulator, coding for MSNTTNGRVTIREVAKLAGVSPSTVSLVLNGKVDRMSAETHERVMQAVSDLGYATNQMARGLKVGYVPMIGLVVPTVANPFWGEFARIVENAAMARNHQVLLCNSERVAERERRYVESLLARGITGIILGSSPLSLKHLAGATKRGLKVVAFDRMVSGEGEVTLDSVSVENAHGISLATQHLIDLGHKRIGFVSGPVSSTSRRDRLEGFMQTMQRSGLPVPPESVWMEGPPPGLPDEEATEIGRIAALSLLRRDNRPTAIIAINDMTAVGVYAGARELGMNIPRDLSVVGFDDIHLCKIVSPQLTTVRQPLEQLILSAVELLFARMSGESVEDAKQRTFPPSLVVRESTSTPGDVISL